Below is a genomic region from Nilaparvata lugens isolate BPH chromosome 3, ASM1435652v1, whole genome shotgun sequence.
TGTAGTTTAATTAtagtaaataattttcaaatcaatgtttaatgttcaattGTATATCAATTATGATTTTTgctaaaaatttcaaatatacttATTGCTTTATAATGAGAGATCGCTACAAATCATTGGGGAAAAGTTGTAGCATATGATACATTCATTGACAAAAGAACTGTTAAATTCTTCTATCCATATCTGACTACTCAGGGCTCATCGCTTTCCTTCATTCATCAAACTTTTATGATTATGAATTTGTCAATTAAAGTACTGATATTTACATTAATTTGACTTGATGGGTTTGTATTGGCGCCATCGTCAGAGATACTTCCCgatttaattatattaaactTTTGTTTATACGATTtgctttatttatttgtgaaatctACCTTCCATCGCGCAATTTTTGAGTAAAATTGAGTaaccttttcactgaaaattttgtgaatggaAATTGTTGTTCTTCAACTTACCTGTTTCACTCCAAAGTTACTTCTATTGATTGGATCAAGAGTTTCTGAAGAATCTTTCAATGTACTTGGAGATCCTTTTGCTCTTCTTATGtctgaaaatatattaaaaaataaaagttcaaCTTTCCTTGGATAGTCAGgtgatttgatttattcacttcAAAATAGCATAAATGCTTATTCAAgatgataaaaaatcaattaatgcTTAAATGAATAATGTTCAAGTGCTATATAATAAGTATTTTATTCCATCGATTTTATTATTCGATCAAGTAATTTTTCTGAAGATTATCACATGCGCCTTGCATGGTTCCATTGATTTATTTACATCGAAAAAAGTGGTGTAAGTTGAGCTTTCATCATCTAAAATCTATTTCCTGAGTacaaaaacacttcactcacagTCTATCTGCCattcaacaacaataaatttataGACATTTTACGTTACAAAAAAAGTTGAATGTTAAGCGCTGAATTTGCATAATGGTGACAACCGGAGTTTCTTATCATTGTTTGAATAATCTATTATGGACTATCCTAATACTAGTCTAGTGATTTCATTTACCAGAATAGTAAAGAAACTCATCAGTACGGAAGGTCAAGTCTAATAGACTCAAGTTTAGATACTCTACCTaccaatatttttaaaaaattttcaaCGATTTGAAAGTAGTATTCTTATAAAGTTGTCTTTATAGTTAGCCGAAAAAAAGGATTTTACTCAATAcagtaaaatatattatttgtaacTCTTAACACTAGCATCAAACAAAGTAATTATCATGCTATTTTCGAGAGAATTTGGTTCTCAAACCCGAATGTCTAGACTAGAGCATTCTCTAGCTAGGCTACTAATTAGTATTCAACTAATCCATCTAATTAGTATCAATAATACTGATTTATAAGAAATGTggctatttatataaattttgaattataataaattagagTCATAATAGATTCCAAACATATTACTTATTCTCCCAGCTAAGCTCAGTAGCTTACTATATTATCCCTACCAtgttattttctcaatttactgttattttATCCTTGATAAGAATAGTTCATGTTTCATTTAACGCTACTGATTTGTATTTTCGATTTCATACTCACTTGTATATTGTAGTGTTGGACGATTTGGTTTTAGAGTGTAGGCTTTAGCCTGTGTCTTTGTTTGGCTTTCAATGCCATCATGAAGATATCTTGTTGTTCTCCTGGCAGTCTCGACAGAATAGGTTTTGTCGACTCTGGTTGATGAAATGGACATGGTACTTTGCTCAGATGTGTCGGTAGCAGTGGTTGGCTCTCCTGAGTCCACTGGCTGAGGAGTGACAACATAAACCTTCTCTTTGGTCAGTGGAGAGATTGAAACTTGTAATTGCTCCCAAGCTTTTGATGTTGGTTGAGTAGTGTCTATCACTGTTGACTCAGTTGTAGTTGATGATGGAGTCAGACGCTGGGTTGAAGAGGCAAGTGATGCTGTTTTCTGTTGGGAATTGAATGGCACTGCTTGAGGATGGAATTTGATGATATTCTTTTTCAATTTAGGTACTTCTGTGGTAGAAGGTGTTGTTTCAGAAACTGTTGGTGTTACCTGTGTTGTAATAACTGTAGCCTTCAACTTTGTATCTAGAAGAGACCAACTATTATAATTGTCAGATGCAGAATCTTGATTGTCTTTTGTATGTGGCTTCAAAATTGATCTTACAGGATGGTTTTGACTTCCTGATGTTTCGTAGACTTCATCATCATTAGAATTGCTTGTGAATATTGAAGGTGTTGTGAAATATTCCTCAGGTATATTTTTTGAAGGTGACAAGTGTGAAAGGGTGGTTAGAGGCTGAAAGTTTTCTGGTGGAGCATTAGTTTTATATCCTTCAGCTGTCCAGTTGTCAATATTCTTCTGAAGGCGATTGAAATCAACAGCATCTTCTTCTCCACGGAGAAGTGCTCTCAGATTAGCAGCCACAACATGATGGATGTCTCCTGGATGAGCCATTGCCCTCAAACTATTGTGGTTATTACCATCTTCCAATTTTAGCAGTTGAGAAATTAGTTCGGGAGTGAGCCCTTCTTCAATCCCTGGTATTTTGAACTGTCCAACATTTTCGGATCCAGTAGCACTCAATGgtattgatttgattatttCTGTACCACCAAGTTGTAGTCCATGAATGTCACCAAATGAGATATTTCTTGTTTGTTGGGGCACTTCAATCCTGAAATTCTGTATTGGCTGGGGAACCTTCCTTGCTTGTGGAGGGACAGGTGTCCAGCCAGGCTCATTTGCATTGCTAACTCCTTTCACATTCCTTGTAGTATATGGcacaattatttgatgaatttgTTTTGGTCTCTTGGATGCCTGTGTTGATGGTGGTATTGAGGGGCGCGTGGAAGAAAATCTGGGTTGATTTGTGGGAGTTGATGAGTGTATCTGAGTACTAGAGATTGTGCTTCCTGTTATCCAATTTAGAGTGGATTGTGTGGGTGTCAAGGGAGGTGGATTCAAATAACGCATACTAGAGGGTGGCACACCATTAATCTGTGTATTAGACTGTTGTTCCAAAGAGGAGGTATTATATCCATTGAAGAATTGCTGAGGTGGATCTTGTAGTGGAGGTAGGAGATCAGGTGCACTTGTATAGTATGATGTGGTTTTTGGTGAAGTAGTGGTAACTGTTGAGCTGTCCTGCTTGATTGTTGATGAGAGAGATGAACTCTTTCCAACACTTTTCTCTTGGGATTGTAGTTGGTTTTTGTATGAACTTGCTGAAATGATATTATCTGCAGGCTGAGGGGTTGTGGAAGGATTTGAGGCATCACTTGATATGTCATTAGTATTGAGAGCATGATTCACAAATAAAGCATGTCCACTGTGTTGAAGAAAACTCTGTCCATTCTGTGTGGGGAATTGCAGATTGAAGTATTGTGGTAGCCCATTAATATCAACAATAGGGGCTTGAACAATCTGCATAGGGTACTCAATTGATGATATATACTCAGCAACTGGAACACTCTTCATAACTTCAACAGCGGGGGTGTTGGGAATAGCTTGGATTTTGTGTCCAGTCTCTTGATGCTGAGCAGATGCAGCCACTGAATCCTCTACAGCATAGGTGGAGCTAGGTCTGCACTTACCACAATCACCATGGTCTGAAGATGATAGTGAATGGCTTTGGGTTATGGGTGCTGGTCCACCAGCTGGTGCTGCTGGAGGCCTGAGGTAGGCACTCAGACCACCTGAATGTGAGTTTGCCTTGGCCGAGGTGAATGGCTGAGGGGGGTGTAAAGGTGGAAGTGCTCCATGGCTTAATGCTGGAAAAGGTATTGGTGGATGGATCAGAGCTGGAGCATTCACTTTCTTTGGTACATTTGATGAATAAGATGTTTGTTGAACAGGATAGTTATTTGCTGAAGGGCTAGCATATGTTAATGGTATTTTTGCAATGTCAATGGGAATGCCATATGTCATTGGAGGAAGTCTTGTCTTTTGTGGAGCTGCAGGTATGTATGTGgattgtgatgatgatgatgatggtggtggcggtggtggaggaggtggcTTTCCTCCAAAGTCCAAGCTAAATGACTGGCTTGGTTTGTTTGATGAGTTTGGCTGTGATAGTTGTTGTTTTAGTTGatgatattgttgttgttgttgtgtaTGTTGTTGTTGTGTATGTTGTTGTTGTGTCTGATGTTGTTGTTGCTGGGGCTGATGTTGTTGTGGCGGTGGTGCTGCATAAGAAGGTATTGGCTTTGTACCAGATGAAGATTGAGAGTTCGGTGGGCCATAATGCAAACTAACTGCTGGAATAGTGAGTGAGTATTGATCATTTCCATGATTGGCTAAGATAGCTGGAACCATTGGGAGGGATCGTGCAACAGGTACCCATGGAAACTCATTGCAAGGATTGCAGTTGTCCTTTGATCGGCCAGCCCCATAACGGTAGCCAGAATTGGAGTTTGAATGGGAGTTTGATGATTGCTTTTGATTTGGAGATGCCCAGAATTGAAATAGATTTGATGAGCTCCCTTTTATTGACTTGGATTGCTCCACCTTCTTTTCAGAGGGAGGATTGCTTGCCTGGACTGGATGGTTTTGTTGAACTTGATTATTCTGATGAAGTTGATGATTTTGTTGAGTAGGATGATTCTGGGGAATTTGCCGGATTTGAGGACCTTGATGATTTTGCAGTGGTGGTTTTGGTCCACTATTAACTTTGACTCTGAGAGGGCGATGACCTCCTTCATCATAGTCGTCATCATCACTGTCAGGTGACCAGAACCACCTGGCTATTCTCTGTGCCAGAGAGCTGTCAGATCCTCCCTTGTATACGGGTCTCGTTTGAAGATGGCCTCCATTCCAGTTTTTGTGCGATGGGAAGTCAGCTGCTATGTGTGGAGAGGTTACAGCAGACACACTGTTGTAAAGAACGCTCACACCAATCAGAAGTAATGTCACCTGCAAAACAGAGAAGGATTCATGttactaataaataattttattgatgacttgattaataaaaaaaaaagagTATATTTCATATGTATGCAAGTAGTCTATGCAATGAAATGTGAACAAGTGCTTATGAATGAAAACAATCACATAGCTATTCAACGCccaagttttttcaattttttgttttttactttttctcatGTGAGACGTTAATACAGTTCTTAAAAACAACtcctgaaatattttttcatttcttattcACTTATTCcagtaaatataatatgatagaatGTCATATTACCATATGGTAACACGGGGCGTTTACAGTATCAATTGATCAAGTATTTAATCAACAACTCTGCTccatattttcatcaatattactTCATAATATATGAGAAAATGATATTGTTCACTGTAGTTCCACCACAGTGCAGTATTCTcacatatattttcataatatatccaataaatatttgaataaaattcttaGATTTTCCTCTATGTGCTACCGTACTCTGTTTCTAACAGGAATTCGTAAGTAATCCGCCGAGGTCCGTGCAATATAATTAGTGTAATCCTCTAGgctaaatattaaaattcaatcaTAAGTTATAATACTGTGAAATGGTCAACTCTTTGATTTATCGTTCACGTGATTGCTAATGATAATGCAAAAATCCCAATATTGTAactcattcaattattgtttcgaTTGAttacattttcagaaaatacTATTTTCCTCTACCGCAAGTCATATGCTAGCTAATCAGTGCTGCTTGTGGGTAGAACCTcgtgtttatttattcatttattcacaatcacaaatcataattaaaatatgattgggagaagacaacagggatagctcaaaactgtcttctcttgaatttttacaaataaaagtttcaaaaaatgaGGTTAGAttccacttttcacttcaaaaagtccaatttacacttcaaaactaataactaaactaaaaatttctaatttttaggACCTACTGTGATTCTGTGATTAGTTCTATGATACCTGATGTGTGCTCGAAATCATTGCTACCAGTAGTAGCCCATAGAGAAACTCATTAATCTTATTATCATTTTCCATGTCTATTTTAATCAATTGAAGAAACATCTATTTCTTACTTAGTAGGCTACGGTACTCGCCAATATGCCTTATCATTTGTATATAATTGTTACCGGTACATTATacaatttgataaaattaataaaaacaatataacaactTGTAGTAAGTatcctttattaaaaactttgaaatatttcaacgactagtttcgaccaacttgaaaatgacctatgatcggaactagtcgttgaaatatttcaaagtttataaggaagggtactacaagttgttatgttgtttttattaatttgaaaaaagtagcccatataagtgaagtaatttgataaattattgtatgtTCATAAGAATTTACATCTGTGGAGTGAAGTTTCCACTCAGGAATATCAAATACACGCCAAAGTACTTATAAAAAGCAAAATTTGGCTAAACCCTTCAACACAAACGCAGTGTCTCAGTGAAAATTCTCAACTCCAGTTTCAGTCATTGGTCGTGTGTTTAGAACCCAATCAACGTTGATAGGAGACGATGTATATGGATGGAATGAAGCCAACGAGAGGGAAATCTAAGCAATTTTGTGTTGAGCGAACAAACTTGGAATGGTAAACAGGTCCCGATGAAAGGGAGTCGCCTTCGCCTTCGCCATCGCCATAAGGACGTGAGGGAGAGTGAAAACGAGGTCGCATGCCAAGGTCAATGCCAAAGCCGGCCAATGTCAAAGGCCAAGCAGAAGAGCAGCGGGTCAACGCATTTCCAATCGCTTTATCTTCGGCGGTATCTCTCGACTTCTCCATAACCATTGCTGTAAATATTTTCTAGTCGACATAAACGTGACTTCTGCTGCAATCCCGACTTGCTTCACATACAAACCACATTCAACTAACATACAAACACTATCAAGTGCTCACTATCTTCAATTTCTCCCACAGATATGTTCTTGCTATTCACATGCCTTTTAATTAATTCCTGTATGTCGACCTACGATGGAATCGGTATGCTATTAACTAAACCGCAAGAAACTTTATTCAAGTAGTTGCTACTGTATACTGGTAACTATTAACTATTATGTACGGCACTGGTACAGTTGATCTAAGATGGAAATCGGGATTGATAATAAAGAAACGATGGACCTTGAATGATCAGAAAAATCTTGtgtagaaaaatcaaattaatagatAGACAAAAAACATATACGGTATGGAAATAACTGGTTTATTAGAATGAAGACTAATATTGGCCCAAAGAAAGACTTCCCCTATTCTTGAGAAAAGTACCCGAAAATCTCATATTAGGACAaaccatttttattattaaataattgccTATGGGTTGGCTATAGAAACTTCAACCTTTCCATATTGAATCACTTGTCATTCAACTCACTGTCAATAATTTCTCACAAGTATATTTCCATTTCACATTGATACTCGCTCTTCACACGTGGTTTAGGACTTTAGTCCCTGCACCCCCTGTCACTATTGAATCCCCATCGTCGTTCCCCTGCATCACCGGTTAGGGTTTCGCGCTCCAGCTGGAGGGCTTCGCTCGCCCCACCGCCTTCGCGCCTTGTGTACAACCAGGGAGGGGTGGGTAGCAGCCactttgaatataaaatttgaatcaattataaGTATGTAGGCTAGGTactaaatatgataaaataataacaaattggtTTCAACGTGTTTGGTTCGAttagaaagaaatttgaaaataatattgtaggtCTATACTTTTAGTTAGCAAGATTTTGTTTATAGAGTAGATGAACTGATTCAATCTGTTTTTCATAGGtgatttgaaaaagtttttcctAATAGAGGTATATATAGTTTTTCATAGGTGGCCTatcagttgaatttttcaatgttcaatatGAAGTGAGTAGGTACCGTAAAAGTATGGTTTTCAGTACAAGGTTTTATCTTATTTAGATTGCTTGAGATTTCGAATGGTTTTATTGAAGACCAAGCTGGGATACCTCTTCATGAATATGATAATGCATTTCGCCTGAAGCTGTATAGCTTTCCATGCAGTTGATGCTTTCATTGATTTGCTCCACTTTGATTCTTCATGTATTACCCGGTACTTGCTGAGGTGAAAATCTAGAAATCGCAGTCTGTCATGTGCTAAATAAATACCTAAACTTGGTTTCTGTAGAGGCTAACACTTCTGATACTCATCATATAATCATAAGTTTAAAACTATAGTGTTAGTGATAAGACAAAAATCAGTTGGATACAATCTACCATCAAAATTATGAGATATTACTATTGGTCACTTTAATGAGAATTTGTATTTATTGGGTTCTATAGTGATTGAGTGATGAGACAGAAATAAGTTGGATACAATCTACCTTCAAACTTATAAGATATTACTAGTCAATATAATGAGAATTTTCATTTATCGTGTTTTATCAAGCTCAAGTCACACATCAGTAAGTTAGTGAGATTCTAATTATATCAATCATAACTACGTATAATCATATATGAATTAAATTGCATCTGATATtataaatcaagattgattatTAGATCTCCTTATATATTATGTTAAAATGAGTTGAGTCGAAATCTACTAATTGCAGTATCTAATCTGAGTAAATGCAGTAACTTACAATACAGtacattatcaatttttcaagagTCGACGAATTCCCCCTCAGtgaatcataatattcataatcgTCTTCTATCAGTGACAGCTAcagaatattttgatttataactCAAACAGTAGTGGATAAAAACTCACAGTGAGTCACGTTTGTGGCTTATCAAAATTTGTGTTGTTGGAATGCTCATTCAGATAGTGTCAGTCAGTTGTAGTAGTGCTTTGTTGAATAGTTTCAAGTGATTAAAATCAACAGTAGACGTTCTGTTTCGAATCGTTACGATACATTCAGTTTCTCAAGTTCATCACTGTTGAGGTTCGAGTTAATTAAACGATTTTATTTTTCTCGTAAATAATAAGGCGTGTAAATCAGTTAACATTggataatatattagaaaatgacatgaatataataggataattttcaaagtagatgaaataatataaacaattttctcTCAATAAATTAGTAGTACGGTACtgttagttttaaaataattttctctcagAATTAATCAACAACATCCGGAACtgtttggatttttattttgttcagtttCTATATTATTTAGAAACATTGTCATGAATTTTACACCAAAACTTTCGTTCATCTGATTCGATGATATAAAAGAAGAATAACGGTGATTGAAAAATCTCGTTAAAAGCTattagaattattcaaattgaaaaggGAATAGAGTGGGATCCTGAAAATATGCGGTTCCATAATTTGTTTGTAAGAAATATAGCACATTTGTTTTGATGTTGCAGATGGCTGCTCCAATCTCGAAGGAACTTTTCGGCAAGGACGGTGACGGGAATCCGGTTCATAAATtcacaatgaaaaataaaagtggaTTTTCTGTTGAAGTCATAGATTATGGAGCTGCAATAAAAAACCTACTATTACCAAGCAAGAATGGTGGTACGACCGATGTAGTTCTAGGATTCGATAGCATGGAAGGTAATAACATTACATTTCAATATCCTTACACAAAAATCACATATTCATTTTGGAATCTACAGATTTTCATATTACCGTCTCCATCATTCGCcccaatttttcaatattttctaattgtccaattgAACTTTCAGAGCTGAGAAGGAAAGAAGTACTTTGAATTTGATCTACCCTAAAAGTATAAAAACGATCACATTTTAGTACCAAAAAACCAAATACCAAagaatgttgaaaaatttttaatatttgaatatactACTAGGCCTATAGAAGGTCTAGGTCtattgtattatttcattttgcTGAAATTAGAAATccagaaattgaattgattgagtaTGGCTTCAGATAAAGAGAAAATTTTACTTGTAGGCTACTGATACTCACAGATGTCATTTCAATGCTCATGATAGAATTTTATTAAAGCATTAAATTTGGAATTCGATTGCTGCAATTGATTTTTGTATCTGAGAAATTTAACGCACATCAAGTTTATTATTCACTGTAGATAAGCGCTGTTCAATTATTGTCAGTTGAGTGGCTTTCAGTTTATTGTCAGTTGAAATATGGAGCTCTACAAAAATAGATGTTTTTATAACAAAATAGATTAGCATCATCAATAATtggaaaactgaaaactttcagGATACTTATCGGAAGTGAATCCGTATTTTGGAGCCACAGTGGGGCGTGTAGCCAACAGGACAAAGCCAACTAATTTCGATTTCCACGGACATAAAGTGGCTCTGACGCAAAATGTCGAAGACTTTCATTTGCATGGTGGATTTAAGGGGTTTGATAAGGTAGACATCAATGTtataaatacttgaaaacctgCATCGaattaataaaactagtctgaaCCCTAGCGTATAGCTCTACTTGATTATTTGCTTAAATTTTCTACCGCTTTATTAATGCCTACTCTGCCTGGTCTCAATAAGCCTAATCCTTCAATTCCAAGTAGTTTTGATAGAAATATCATTTCGTCGACCATTCATTTCGTCATTGAATTTTCGACCCAATTGATTTcgttttttcaacaaataaaaccTAATCTGTGTTTTAGGGCAAACCGTATGTAAATTCACCCATTGTTACGGCCACAATGGCTAtcagtttatattttttaaaagtacaTATTTGAGTATTATAAGGTTTGTCTTGGTTTGAAACCAGGAGTTCCAATAATGCTACTCAATAATgctaataatactgtattatttgccAATTTCAATGTGCATAAAGTGATATTATTATCAGTTTTCAGATTACAACTATCCTCAAAAACTTCGAGCTGAAAAATATCGTATCATCAAAGCCTCTAATAAAAATGgatcatattttataatatgtaaTTGTATTAGTAAACtatgattgaatgaatgtattaacgattaaaaaaatgtttcatttattattaaaattaaatcatgtAATAGGATCCCATGAATTGATGTACTGATGATGATTGATgcatgtaatgtttttttataaattctctaGGTGCACGTAGACCTAGATGGTGGTAATAGTGCCCAATGCATGATTTAATAAGGTTTCCACCTTTTCATTGTAATTACATTGTACTTTTGAAGATTTATTGGCGAAGAGATTTCTTGACGAAATAAGCAACTACTGATCATGTTTCAGGTTATTTGGCAAAGTGAAATATCTGGTGATAAATTGATCATGACTTATGTTAGCAAAGACGGGGAAGAGGGCTATCCTGGCACATTAACGGCTACTACCTCATTCCAGATAACCTCTG
It encodes:
- the LOC111046885 gene encoding flocculation protein FLO11-like, with translation MILRVTLLLIGVSVLYNSVSAVTSPHIAADFPSHKNWNGGHLQTRPVYKGGSDSSLAQRIARWFWSPDSDDDDYDEGGHRPLRVKVNSGPKPPLQNHQGPQIRQIPQNHPTQQNHQLHQNNQVQQNHPVQASNPPSEKKVEQSKSIKGSSSNLFQFWASPNQKQSSNSHSNSNSGYRYGAGRSKDNCNPCNEFPWVPVARSLPMVPAILANHGNDQYSLTIPAVSLHYGPPNSQSSSGTKPIPSYAAPPPQQHQPQQQQHQTQQQHTQQQHTQQQQQYHQLKQQLSQPNSSNKPSQSFSLDFGGKPPPPPPPPPSSSSSQSTYIPAAPQKTRLPPMTYGIPIDIAKIPLTYASPSANNYPVQQTSYSSNVPKKVNAPALIHPPIPFPALSHGALPPLHPPQPFTSAKANSHSGGLSAYLRPPAAPAGGPAPITQSHSLSSSDHGDCGKCRPSSTYAVEDSVAASAQHQETGHKIQAIPNTPAVEVMKSVPVAEYISSIEYPMQIVQAPIVDINGLPQYFNLQFPTQNGQSFLQHSGHALFVNHALNTNDISSDASNPSTTPQPADNIISASSYKNQLQSQEKSVGKSSSLSSTIKQDSSTVTTTSPKTTSYYTSAPDLLPPLQDPPQQFFNGYNTSSLEQQSNTQINGVPPSSMRYLNPPPLTPTQSTLNWITGSTISSTQIHSSTPTNQPRFSSTRPSIPPSTQASKRPKQIHQIIVPYTTRNVKGVSNANEPGWTPVPPQARKVPQPIQNFRIEVPQQTRNISFGDIHGLQLGGTEIIKSIPLSATGSENVGQFKIPGIEEGLTPELISQLLKLEDGNNHNSLRAMAHPGDIHHVVAANLRALLRGEEDAVDFNRLQKNIDNWTAEGYKTNAPPENFQPLTTLSHLSPSKNIPEEYFTTPSIFTSNSNDDEVYETSGSQNHPVRSILKPHTKDNQDSASDNYNSWSLLDTKLKATVITTQVTPTVSETTPSTTEVPKLKKNIIKFHPQAVPFNSQQKTASLASSTQRLTPSSTTTESTVIDTTQPTSKAWEQLQVSISPLTKEKVYVVTPQPVDSGEPTTATDTSEQSTMSISSTRVDKTYSVETARRTTRYLHDGIESQTKTQAKAYTLKPNRPTLQYTNIRRAKGSPSTLKDSSETLDPINRSNFGVKQSSDDKGSRSRRMQDEEGYFRFFPELMKASDIGEEAEVDQVRRVALELKKEGST